In Ailuropoda melanoleuca isolate Jingjing chromosome 4, ASM200744v2, whole genome shotgun sequence, the following proteins share a genomic window:
- the FNDC4 gene encoding fibronectin type III domain-containing protein 4, translating into MTSSLEGLEPGSVGEKGGSGAAVGGGEPARAAATRAFWAVLEPLPPNSCHLQEPRLDVKRTPQCLPADSVGTMASLMPLSPYLSPTVLLLVSCDLGFVRADRPPSPVNVTVTHLRANSATVSWDVPEGNIVIGYSISQQRQNGPGQRVIREVNTTTRACALWGLAEDSDYTVQVRSIGLRGESPPGPRVHFRTLKGSDRLPSNSSSPGDITVEGLDGERPLQTGEVVIIVVVLLMWAAVIGLFCRQYDIIKDNDSNNNPKEKGKGPEQSPQGRPVGTRQKKSPSINTIDV; encoded by the exons ATGACCTCTTCCCTGGAGGGCCTGGAGCCTGGAA GCgtgggggagaaggggggctCCGGGGCTGCTGTGGGCGGTGGGGAGCCCGCGAGAGCTGCTGCCACCCGTGCGTTCTGGGCAGTCCTTGAACCGctcccccccaactcctgccACCTCCAGGAGCCCCGCCTGGATGTCAAGCGGACGCCCCAGTGCCTCCCAGCGGACTCGGTGGGGACCATGGCTTCGCTGATGCCCCTTTCCCCATATTTAAGCCCCACGGTCCTCCTGCTGGTCAGTTGTGACCTGGGCTTTGTGCGAGCGG ACCGGCCTCCCTCTCCTGTGAATGTGACAGTCACTCACCTCAGAGCTAACTCGGCCACTGTGTCCTGGGACGTCCCAGAAGGCAACATCGTCATTGGCTACTCCATTTCCCAGCAA CGACAGAATGGCCCTGGGCAGCGTGTGATCCGGGAGGTGAACACCACCACGCGGGCCTGTGCCCTCTGGGGCCTGGCTGAAGACAGCGACTACACAGTGCAGGTCAGGAGCATCGGCCTTCGGGGAGAGAGCCCCCCAGGGCCTCGGGTGCACTTCCGAACTCTCAAGGGTTCTGACCGGCTACCCTCAAACAGCTCAAGCCCAG GTGACATCACAGTGGAGGGTCTGGATGGGGAGCGGCCACTGCAGACGGGGGAAGTGGTCATCATTGTGGTGGTGTTGCTCATGTGGGCCG CTGTAATTGGGCTATTCTGCCGTCAGTATGATATCATCAAGGACAACGACTCCAACAACAACcccaaggagaaggggaaggggccgGAACAGAGTCCTCAGGGAAGGCCAGTGGGGACAAGACAG aaaaagtcacCATCCATCAATACCATCGATGTATGA